The proteins below are encoded in one region of Cucurbita pepo subsp. pepo cultivar mu-cu-16 chromosome LG10, ASM280686v2, whole genome shotgun sequence:
- the LOC111803299 gene encoding protein NRT1/ PTR FAMILY 5.6-like, with the protein MCEMSKSLECEANGGDHKWVADSSLDYKGRLPLRASTGAWKASLFIIAIEFGERLSYFGIASSLIIYLTKVLHQELKTAARSVNYWAGVTTLMPLLGGFLADAYFGRYATVLLSSVIYVLGLTLLTMSAFVPSFKPCGGDDQVCPEARKSHEIIFFLAIYMISIGTGGHKPSLESFGADQFDDDHSEERKKKMSYFNWWNFGLCSGLLFGVTIIVYIQDHFGWGTADVILTAVLVVSVVIFVAGRPFYRYRKPSGSPLTPLLQVVVAAIRKRKLPLPSNPSLLHEFPRTANNAAHGRFLCHTQNLKFLDKAAVYEDKGGSAEKQSPWRLATVTKVEEMKLILNMIPIWLATLPFGVTIAQTSTFFIKQAANLNRKMGDGLILPPTTIFCLTAIGMIVSLTIYDKLLVPMLRRATGNERGINILQRIGIGMLFVIATMIIAALVEHKRLQVVAGNPKTGSLTMSVFWLAPQFLIIGFGDGFAIVGLQEYFYDQVPDSMRSLGIAFYLSVIGAGSFLSSLLITVVDDITRRTGKSSWFGKDLNSSRLDKFYWLLAAVSAANLCVYVLIARRYSYKNVQRRVCVADSNEDEARENGESMA; encoded by the exons ATGTGTGAGATGTCGAAAAGCTTGGAGTGTGAAGCTAATGGCGGCGATCACAAATGGGTTGCTGATTCTTCTCTTGATTACAAAGGGAGGCTGCCTCTCCGAGCTTCCACCGGCGCTTGGAAAGCCTCTCTGTTCATCATCG CCATCGAGTTCGGTGAGAGGCTGAGCTATTTTGGGATCGCTTCGAGTTTGATTATATACCTAACCAAGGTGCTTCATCAAGAGCTGAAGACGGCGGCGAGGAGCGTCAATTACTGGGCCGGTGTCACCACTTTGATGCCTCTGCTCGGCGGCTTTCTCGCCGACGCTTACTTCGGCCGCTACGCCACCGTTCTCCTCTCCTCCGTTATCTACGTTTTG GGGTTGACTCTGTTAACCATGTCGGCGTTCGTTCCAAGTTTCAAACCCTGTGGAGGCGATGATCAGGTGTGCCCAGAGGCACGGAAGAGCCATGagatcatcttcttcctcgcAATTTACATGATCTCCATAGGAACTGGTGGGCACAAGCCATCTCTCGAGAGCTTCGGAGCCGACCAATTCGATGATGATCATTCGGAAGAacggaagaaaaaaatgtcttaTTTCAATTGGTGGAATTTCGGGCTCTGTTCTGGCCTGTTGTTTGGCGTTACCATCATTGTTTATATTCAGGATCATTTCGGGTGGGGAACTGCAGATGTCATTCTAACGGCGGTGCTGGTGGTTTCTGTCGTCATTTTTGTCGCCGGCCGCCCGTTTTATCGGTACCGAAAACCATCTGGAAGCCCCTTGACGCCGTTGTTGCAGGTTGTTGTGGCGGCTATTCGGAAGAGAAAGCTTCCACTCCCTTCCAATCCTTCTTTATTGCATGAATTTCCCAGGACAGCTAATAACGCCGCCCATGGAAGGTTCTTGTGCCACACCCAAAACCTCAA ATTTCTAGACAAAGCGGCGGTTTATGAAGACAAGGGGGGATCGGCGGAGAAGCAAAGTCCGTGGCGGCTAGCGACGGTGACGAAGGTGGAAGAAATGAAGCTAATATTGAACATGATACCCATTTGGTTGGCGACTCTGCCGTTCGGAGTGACCATAGCTCAAACCTCGACGTTCTTCATAAAACAAGCCGCCAACTTGAACCGGAAGATGGGCGACGGCTTGATCCTCCCGCCGACCACCATCTTCTGCCTGACTGCCATAGGAATGATCGTGTCCCTCACCATTTATGATAAGCTGTTGGTGCCCATGCTCCGACGAGCCACCGGCAACGAGAGAGGTATTAACATCCTCCAAAGAATAGGCATCGGAATGCTTTTTGTGATTGCTACAATGATCATTGCAGCCTTGGTTGAGCATAAGAGACTCCAG GTGGTGGCCGGAAACCCAAAAACAGGCTCCCTAACAATGTCCGTATTCTGGTTAGCTCCACAGTTTCTGATCATCGGATTCGGCGACGGCTTCGCCATCGTCGGCCTCCAAGAGTACTTCTACGACCAAGTTCCCGATTCAATGAGAAGCCTCGGCATCGCATTTTACCTCAGCGTAATAGGGGCCGGAAGTTTTCTCAGCAGCTTGCTCATCACGGTGGTCGACGACATAACCAGGCGGACCGGTAAAAGCAGTTGGTTCGGCAAGGACCTCAACAGCAGCCGCCTCGACAAGTTCTACTGGCTCTTGGCCGCCGTCTCAGCCGCAAATCTCTGCGTCTATGTACTCATCGCTCGCCGCTACTCTTACAAGAACGTGCAGCGGCGCGTGTGCGTCGCCGATTCTAACGAAGATGAAGCGCGTGAAAATGGAGAGTCCATGGCTTAA
- the LOC111804421 gene encoding proteasome subunit alpha type-4-like: MSRRYDSRTTIFSPEGRLYQVEYAMEAIGNAGSAIGILSKDGVVLVGEKKVTSKLLQTSTSTEKMYKIDDHVACAVAGIMSDANILINTARVQAQRYTYAYQEPMPVEQLVQSLCDTKQGYTQFGGLRPFGVSFLFAGWDKNYGFQLYMSDPSGNYGGWKAAAIGANNQAAQSMLKQDYKDDITREEAIQLALKVLSKTMDSTSLTSEKLELAEVFLSPAGNVKYQVCSPESVSKLLVKSGLTQPAAEAS, translated from the coding sequence ATGTCTCGAAGATATGACAGCCGAACGACGATTTTCTCTCCTGAAGGCCGTCTTTATCAAGTTGAATATGCAATGGAGGCAATTGGAAATGCAGGTTCTGCAATTGGTATATTATCTAAAGATGGAGTGGTGTTGGTAGGTGAAAAGAAGGTGACATCCAAACTCCTGCAGACCTCAACTTCCACTGAGAAGATGTACAAAATTGATGATCATGTTGCATGTGCTGTGGCTGGAATTATGTCCGATGCCAACATATTGATCAATACTGCAAGGGTTCAAGCCCAACGATACACTTACGCTTACCAAGAGCCAATGCCTGTTGAGCAACTGGTTCAATCTCTCTGTGATACAAAACAAGGATACACCCAATTTGGTGGTCTACGCCCCTTCGgcgtttcttttctttttgcaggATGGGATAAAAACTATGGCTTCCAACTATACATGAGTGACCCAAGTGGAAACTATGGTGGCTGGAAGGCTGCGGCAATTGGTGCCAACAACCAGGCAGCACAGTCGATGCTTAAACAGGATTACAAGGATGATATCACTAGGGAAGAGGCCATACAGCTTGCACTTAAGGTGCTTAGCAAAACCATGGATAGCACAAGTCTTACATCTGAAAAGCTTGAATTAGCTGAGGTTTTCCTCTCACCTGCTGGAAACGTCAAGTATCAAGTTTGCTCACCCGAGTCCGTAAGCAAGTTGTTGGTGAAGTCTGGTTTGACTCAACCAGCTGCTGAGGCTTCCTAA
- the LOC111803116 gene encoding mitochondrial substrate carrier family protein B-like: MNMEARVGVVVEGGQKALNSAHGAVVDGGARKYLQQQGQNKPSLNQQPQIGTVQQLLAGGIAGAFSKTCTAPLARLTILFQVQGMHSDVAAMKKTSLWHEASRIIHEEGFRAFWKGNLVTIAHRLPYSSVNFYAYEQYKKFLQSMVRERYQGNASADLLVHFFGGGLAGITAASVTYPLDLVRTRLAAQRNTIYYRGISHAFHTICREEGFFGLYKGLGATLLGVGPSIAISFSVYESLRSFWQSRRPHDSTVMVSLACGSLSGIASSTATFPLDLVRRRMQLEGAGGRARVYNTGLYGTFKHIVKSEGLKGLYRGILPEYYKVVPSVGIVFMTYETLKTFLSQISSRS, translated from the exons ATGAATATGGAAGCTCGAGTTGGTGTAGTGGTCGAAGGAGGGCAGAAGGCTCTTAATTCTGCTCATGGCGCCGTCGTCGACGGCGGTGCCAGGAAATATTTGCAGCAACAAGGCCAGAACAAGCCGTCGTTGAACCAGCAACCGCAGATTGGCACGGTGCAGCAGCTTCTAGCCGGTGGTATTGCGGGTGCCTTTAGCAAGACGTGTACGGCGCCTCTTGCTCGCCTCACTATTCTCTTTCAG GTGCAAGGTATGCACTCTGATGTTGCAGCAATGAAGAAAACCAGCCTATGGCATGAAGCTTCACGTATCATCCATGAAGAGGGATTCCGTGCATTTTGGAAAGGCAATCTGGTCACTATAGCTCACCGTCTACCGTATTCTTCAGTCAATttctatgcttatgaacaatACAAGAAG TTTCTTCAGTCAATGGTTAGGGAAAGATATCAGGGCAATGCCAGCGCGGATCTTCTTGTGCATTTTTTTGGCGGTGGTTTGGCTGGAATAACAGCTGCCTCTGTTACATATCCACTGGACCTTGTCAGGACCAGACTCGCTGCACAG AGAAATACCATTTATTACAGAGGCATCTCGCATGCATTCCATACCATTTGCAGAGAAGAAGGTTTCTTTGGCTTGTATAAAGGACTTGGAGCAACCTTGTTG GGTGTTGGACCAAGTATAGCCATCAGCTTTTCAGTTTACGAGAGCTTGAGATCATTTTGGCAATCTCGAAG ACCTCATGACTCCACTGTAATGGTCAGTCTTGCTTGTGGTAGTCTTTCAGGCATAGCATCATCAACAG CAACATTCCCTTTGGATCTTGTGAGACGGAGGATGCAATTGGAAGGTGCTGGCGGGCGAGCCCGTGTTTATAACACTGGCTTGTATGGAACATTTAAACACATAGTGAAGTCAGAAGGTCTTAAAGGTTTGTACCGAGGGATTCTGCCAGAGTACTACAAGGTTGTCCCAAGTGTAGGCATCGTCTTCATGACATACGAGACCCTGAAAACATTTCTATCACAAATTTCCTCCCGCTCATAG
- the LOC111804458 gene encoding protein MIZU-KUSSEI 1-like, with product MAKIDALRRFFLPCFFPPTATTATAASAAPKKRLSTSLRDDLEISASTTTNGGPTHDQDSPATTPDSVTPKFAAAAAAAAIVAPPRPSKTMVIGTIFGHRRGHVWFCVQQDRLRNKPFLLLEFPILTHQLVNEMRFGLVRIALECNRVELGLCPLRSIPIWAMSCNGRKLGFAARKKAGDSIRSMLKTMQSTTVGAGVMPSGFGFGSGSKTEEVMYMRANYEHVVGSADSESFHLINPAEFPGQELSIFLLRSPNMGNQ from the coding sequence ATGGCCAAGATCGACGCCCTTCGTCGGTTTTTCCTCCCCTGTTTCTTTCCGCCCACCGCCACaaccgccaccgccgcctccgccgcccCCAAGAAACGTCTGAGCACCTCGCTTCGTGACGACTTAGAAATCTCCGCGTCCACCACCACCAATGGCGGTCCAACCCACGATCAAGATTCTCCCGCCACTACTCCCGACAGCGTCACGCCGAAGTTCGCCGCGGcggccgccgccgccgccatcgTAGCTCCACCACGACCTTCGAAAACTATGGTGATCGGAACTATCTTTGGCCATCGGCGTGGGCACGTGTGGTTCTGCGTCCAACAAGACCGCCTCCGAAACAAGCCCTTTCTCCTACTCGAGTTTCCGATTCTAACTCACCAACTCGTCAACGAAATGCGATTCGGACTCGTCCGAATCGCCCTCGAGTGCAACCGGGTCGAACTCGGGCTCTGCCCGCTCCGTTCGATCCCCATCTGGGCAATGTCCTGCAACGGGCGAAAACTCGGGTTCGCTGCGAGGAAAAAAGCCGGCGACTCGATCCGGTCCATGCTAAAGACAATGCAATCCACAACAGTGGGAGCCGGAGTAATGCCATCCGGGTTCGGGTTCGGGTCGGGATCGAAAACAGAGGAGGTAATGTACATGAGAGCTAATTATGAGCACGTGGTGGGGAGTGCTGACTCGGAATCGTTCCATCTTATTAACCCGGCCGAGTTCCCGGGACAAGAACTCAGTATCTTCTTGCTCAGATCTCCAAATATGGGTAATCAATAA
- the LOC111803272 gene encoding BEL1-like homeodomain protein 9, which yields MAEGFELYHVPQQSRRDKLRVGVGSGAANNPNFLPLYHHHGGGGGGDDDDDDPSSLISTDFDFHQNPSFNLHNHNHYPPTPTAAYATAAHHLPPLLPDQQPPLSLDLNLQHRYASSPTPLLTSKFLKPAQQLLHDLFHYADKLPPDSPLLDSLGGDIPTAALHHDPTDDGIESRRRKSRLITMLDEVYRRYKLYYQQMQAVVTTFEYVGGLGNAAPYVNLAVKAMFKHFRFLKNAIADQLQLNKQHQQPPPPPPYNPYCQRSIHNNSGGFVDHQPVWRPQRGLPESAVTVLRAWLFEHFLHPYPTDTDKLMLANQTGLSRSQVSNWFINARVRLWKPMVEEIHMLETREAQKSQHRDANNGTPLNNNNNNDDHHHLSSTNQSLNNASSSNHDQHPLHLSNSNFFPTHHPHPPAGATTMGAGNVSLTLGLHQNHAGITLTEPFPINAAQHFNLGLEANGEGFVNEWF from the exons ATGGCGGAGGGTTTTGAACTCTACCATGTCCCACAGCAAAGCAGGCGAGACAAGCTGAGAGTAGGAGTTGGGAGTGGCGCTGCTAATAATCCCAATTTCCTTCCTTTATATCATCAtcatggtggtggtggtggtggtgatgatgatgatgatgatcccTCTTCTTTAATTTCCACcgattttgattttcatcaAAACCCCTCTTTTAAtcttcataatcataatcattACCCTCCCACTCCCACGGCTGCTTACGCCACCGCCGCCCACCATCTCCCCCCGCTCCTCCCCGACCAACAACCACCCTTGTCCCTTGACCTCAACCTCCAACACCGCTACGCCTCTTCCCCTACCCCTCTTCTTACCTCCAAATTCTTGAAGCCAGCTCAGCAGCTACTCCACGACCTATTTCACTACGCCGACAAATTGCCGCCTGATTCCCCTCTTCTCGACAGCTTGGGCGGTGATATTCCCACCGCCGCTCTTCATCATGACCCCACCGACGATGGAATTGAAAGCCGGAGGAGAAAATCTAGGCTTATTACCATGCTCGACGAG GTTTATAGAAGATATAAGCTATACTATCAGCAGATGCAGGCAGTGGTGACAACATTCGAGTACGTTGGTGGGCTTGGCAATGCAGCTCCCTACGTGAACTTAGCCGTGAAAGCTATGTTTAAGCACTTCAGATTCTTAAAGAATGCTATTGCCGACCAGCTCCAATTGAACAAGCAGCATCAGCagccgccgccaccgccgccttATAACCCGTATTGTCAAAGATCTATTCACAACAACAGTGGGGGATTCGTGGATCACCAGCCCGTTTGGCGCCCGCAGAGAGGCCTCCCAGAGAGTGCTGTCACCGTGCTACGAGCTTGGCTGTTTGAACATTTCCTCCATCC TTATCCTACGGATACCGACAAGCTCATGCTGGCTAACCAGACTGGTCTCTCAAGAAGCCAG GTATCAAACTGGTTCATCAATGCAAGAGTGAGGCTATGGAAGCCAATGGTGGAAGAAATCCACATGCTAGAAACAAGGGAAGCTCAGAAATCTCAGCACAGGGACGCCAATAATGGAACTCCcttaaacaacaacaacaacaatgacGACCACCATCATCTTTCATCCACAAACCAATCATTGAATAACGCATCTTCTTCAAACCATGACCAACACCCACTCCACTTATCCAACTCCAATTTCTTTCCGACCCACCACCCTCACCCGCCTGCCGGAGCCACCACGATGGGCGCCGGCAACGTTTCCTTAACTCTGGGGCTCCACCAGAATCACGCCGGGATCACTCTCACAGAGCCGTTTCCGATCAATGCAGCTCAGCATTTTAACCTTGGGTTAGAAGCCAACGGTGAAGGGTTTGTAAATGAGTGGTTTTGA
- the LOC111803733 gene encoding protein NRT1/ PTR FAMILY 2.8-like: MESGRLHSSFNRPKAALGGWRAVRFILGNETFEKLASMSLIANLVLYLHTMYNLDSVDSAYVFQIWSGTTNFAALAGAFLADAYLGRFYTLLFGSFASLLGMGVLTLGAGFPEMRPPPCRHGESNCPQPHPWQLGFLYLGLGLLVIGAGGIRPCNISFGADQFDTNTEKGRAKLESFLNWWYLLFSVALVIALTLVVYVQTSISWTLGFAIPTACFVFSILIFLLGRRFYICKTPQGSVFADMAKVLVATCRKRNVPKFTQIDHLHDPPMDSSKLSHTDRFLVFDKAATVVDSSTELDEQGKSKNEWKLCSVHQVEQFKCVVGIVPIWVAGIPCFISMQQMGSFGILQAIQMNRFIGPHFQIPPAWMSLTPMIALSIWIYIYEKFVEFMKKKNHKNKRFSMKTRIEIGIVMSVICMVVAGILENVRRNSAVENKSFVSPLHVWMLIPEFALSGLTEAFAAIAVMELLTTHLPESLRTVAGAIFFLSLSLGSYMSSVLMAIVSKINRVEGGKSGWLGGNDLNKNRLDYFFYVVGVIAAFNFLYFRFFATHFLPKPNV, from the exons ATGGAGAGTGGGAGGCTTCATTCTTCCTTCAATCGTCCAAAGGCAGCTCTTGGAGGATGGAGAGCCGTCAGATTCATACTTG GAAATGAGACGTTTGAGAAACTGGCGTCGATGAGCTTGATAGCCAATTTGGTATTGTATCTGCACACGATGTACAATTTGGACAGCGTTGATTCGGCTTATGTGTTTCAAATATGGAGTGGCACCACCAATTTCGCTGCCCTCGCCGGGGCTTTTCTTGCTGATGCTTATTTGGGAAGGTTTTATACTCTCCTCTTTGGCTCCTTCGCCTCCCTCCTg GGCATGGGAGTTTTGACACTAGGCGCTGGCTTCCCTGAAATGAGACCTCCACCCTGCAGACATGGCGAGTCCAACTGCCCACAGCCTCACCCTTGGCAACTCGGCTTCCTCTACCTCGGCCTCGGACTACTTGTCATCGGAGCCGGTGGCATAAGACCCTGCAACATCTCCTTCGGCGCTGACCAATTCGACACCAACACTGAAAAAGGCAGAGCCAAGCTGGAAAGCTTCTTAAACTGGTGGTATCTCCTCTTCTCTGTCGCTCTCGTCATAGCACTAACCCTTGTCGTCTATGTCCAAACCAGCATTAGTTGGACCCTCGGCTTCGCCATTCCCACCGCCTGCTTCGTCTTCTCCATCCTCATCTTTCTCTTGGGCCGCCGCTTTTACATCTGCAAGACCCCTCAAGGCAGCGTCTTTGCCGACATGGCGAAAGTCCTGGTCGCCACTTGTCGGAAGCGCAATGTTCCAAAATTCACTCAAATTGATCACTTACATGACCCTCCAATGGATTCCTCTAAGCTGTCTCACACGGATAGGTTTTTGGTATTTGACAAGGCGGCTACGGTGGTTGATTCCTCCACCGAATTGGACGAACAGGGGAAATCCAAGAACGAGTGGAAATTGTGCAGTGTTCATCAAGTGGAGCAATTCAAGTGCGTTGTTGGGATTGTCCCCATTTGGGTAGCCGGAATTCCATGCTTTATTTCAATGCAACAAATGGGTTCATTTGGGATTCTACAAGCCATTCAAATGAACAGATTCATCGGACCTCATTTCCAAATCCCACCGGCTTGGATGAGTCTCACACCCATGATTGCTCTGTCCATTTGGATTTATATTTACGAGAAATTCGTGGAattcatgaagaaaaaaaaccataaaaacAAACGCTTCTCCATGAAAACCCGGATCGAAATTGGGATTGTGATGTCGGTTATATGTATGGTAGTGGCCGGAATTCTCGAGAATGTCCGCCGTAACTCGGCGGTGGAAAATAAGTCGTTCGTTTCGCCATTGCACGTTTGGATGCTGATACCGGAGTTTGCTCTGTCGGGTTTGACGGAGGCTTTTGCGGCCATTGCTGTGATGGAGCTTCTGACTACGCACTTACCGGAGAGCCTGAGGACGGTGGCCGGagctatatttttcttgagcTTGTCGTTAGGTAGCTATATGAGCTCTGTTCTTATGGCTATAGTGAGCAAAATAAACAGAGTGGAGGGCGGAAAAAGTGGATGGCTTGGAGGTAATGATCTTAACAAAAACCGCCTTGATTACTTCTTCTACGTGGTGGGTGTCATTGCAGCATTCAATTTCTTATACTTCCGCTTCTTCGCCACTCATTTCTTACCCAAACCCAACGTTTGA